A section of the Hemitrygon akajei unplaced genomic scaffold, sHemAka1.3 Scf000054, whole genome shotgun sequence genome encodes:
- the LOC140721391 gene encoding uncharacterized protein: MAHQRVHTGERPFTCSDCGKGFTRSSYLLVHQRVHTGERPFTCSDCEKGFTRSSDLLAHQRVHTGERPFTCSYCGKGFTQSSYLLVHQRIHTGERPFTCSDCEKGFTRSSDLLAHQRVHTGERPFTCSDCGKGFNQLSALKVHQRVHTGERPFTCSDCGMGFTQSSHLLRHQSVHTGKRPFTCPDCGKRFTSSSQLKIHQRVHTGERPFTCSECGKGFTQSSTLKVHQRVHTGKRPFTCSDCGKRFTSSSQLKIHQRVHTGERPFTCSECGKGFTQSSTLKVHQRVHTGVWLFTCSECGKGFTRSSNLQSHQHVHTGERPFTCSDCGKGFSHSSTLQRHLRVHTGEKPFTCSNCGKGFTQLFDLQNHQRVHTGERPFTCSNCGKGFTQLSTLHSHQRVHTGERPFICSDCGKGFSDSSALRSHQRVHTGERPFICSDCGKGFSDSSTLRSHQRVHTGERPFICSVCGKGFTQLSSLHSHQRIHTGEKPFTCSECRKGFRDSSALRRHQRVHTG; encoded by the coding sequence atggctcaccagcgagttcacactggggagaggccgttcacctgctcagactgtgggaagggatttactcggtcatcttacctactggtacaccagcgagttcacactggagagaggccattcacctgctcagactgtgagaagggattcactcggtcatctgacctactggcacaccaacgtgttcacactggagagaggccattcacctgctcatactgtgggaagggattcactcagtcatcttacctactggtacaccagcgaattcacactggagagaggccattcacctgctcagactgtgagaagggattcactcggtcatctgacctactggcacaccaacgtgttcacactggagagaggccattcacctgctcagactgtgggaagggattcaatcagtTATCtgcactgaaggtacatcagcgagttcacactggagagaggccgttcacctgctcagactgtgggatgggatttactcagtcatctcacctactgagacaccagtcagttcacactgggaagaggccgttcacctgcccagattgtgggaagagattcacttcgtcatctcaacttaagatacatcagcgagttcacactggggagaggccgttcacctgctcagaatgtgggaaaggattcactcagtcatccacactgaaggtacatcaacgagttcacactgggaagaggccattcacctgctcagactgtgggaaaagattcacttcgtcatctcaactgaagatacatcagcgagttcacactggggagaggccattcacctgctcagaatgtgggaaaggattcactcagtcatccacactgaaggtacatcaacgtgttcacactggggtatggctgttcacctgctcagaatgtgggaagggattcactcggtcatccaacctacagagtcaccaacacgttcacactggggagaggccattcacctgctcagactgtggcaagggattcagtcattcatccaccctacagagacatctgcgagttcacactggggagaagccattcacctgctcgaactgtgggaagggattcactcaattatTTGATCTACAaaatcaccagcgagttcacactggggagcggccgttcacctgctcgaactgtgggaagggattcactcagttatccaccctacacagtcaccaacgagttcacactggggagaggccattcatctgttcagactgtgggaagggattcagtgatTCATCTGCCCTACgcagtcaccaacgagttcacactggggagaggccattcatctgttcagactgtgggaagggattcagtgattcatccaccctacgcagtcaccaacgagttcacactggggagaggccgttcatctgctcagtctgtggaaagggattcacacagttatccagcctacacagtcaccaacgaattcacactggggagaagccattcacctgctcagaatgtaggaagggattcagaGATTCATCCGCCCTAcgcagacaccagcgagttcacactgggtag